The following proteins are co-located in the Dehalococcoides mccartyi 195 genome:
- a CDS encoding YbaB/EbfC family nucleoid-associated protein, with the protein MNMIKQAMELKSKLDKAQKELAKVIVETESAKGAIKIKMNGQQKILSLSISPDIINPSKPKDLENALTKAFNDAYEETKKEGSKQMQGLMGDVKIPGLM; encoded by the coding sequence ATGAACATGATTAAGCAGGCCATGGAGCTTAAGTCTAAGCTGGACAAAGCCCAGAAAGAACTGGCAAAAGTAATAGTGGAGACTGAAAGCGCCAAGGGTGCTATCAAGATAAAGATGAACGGCCAGCAAAAAATACTGTCCCTAAGTATTTCACCTGACATCATCAACCCGTCCAAACCCAAAGACCTGGAAAATGCCCTGACTAAAGCTTTCAATGATGCTTACGAAGAGACTAAAAAAGAAGGCTCAAAGCAGATGCAGGGACTGATGGGGGATGTTAAAATTCCGGGTCTGATGTAA
- the dnaX gene encoding DNA polymerase III subunit gamma/tau yields MADMTCQVFYRKWRPQTLADLVGQEHVAHTLKNALSSGRIAQAYLFCGPRGTGKTSTGRILAKAVNCTTNQGKGEPCNTCPMCLSITEGSSMDVIEIDAASNTGVDDIRELKEKVQYAPALANYKVYIIDEVHMLSNSASNALLKTLEEPPPRVIFILATTEIHKVLPTIMSRCQRFDFHRVSLSDMSRKLEKISQAEGINIEPEALKLIARSAGGSFRDGENLLQQIATTYGTEISLPQVQAALGISGDERIKTLAENILKKDIKNGLQTLNAVVADGIDLKQFRRELLDYLRQIMLLNSGAEGSLELTADEKKALQKVSAITNLEGITKAIKAFSQLDFSSDTASSLSFELALVDASLNPDTAPATIPPQAKLPAPKTEKPAVSNEPPQKEAKAEIQDKTKNASEPAAASRTGAKESAPKLTRTAIPVEEKPKYTAPAPPKEEEKVLIGAGDVIEQLKVSWKNILDQAPDNLKRSAAVAILRSAGVRPVSIEKNVVTLSFKYKYHKDKIEELENRKVTAEIISNFVGRTCTLVCISEAETNHLVKEAQKLGAQIISVEEK; encoded by the coding sequence ATGGCAGATATGACCTGTCAGGTATTTTACCGCAAATGGCGCCCCCAAACTCTGGCTGACCTTGTCGGCCAGGAACACGTTGCCCACACCCTGAAAAATGCCCTTTCAAGCGGGCGTATTGCCCAGGCCTATCTTTTCTGCGGCCCCAGGGGTACGGGCAAAACCAGTACCGGACGCATTTTGGCCAAAGCGGTAAACTGCACCACCAACCAGGGCAAGGGTGAACCCTGCAATACCTGCCCCATGTGTTTATCCATAACCGAGGGCAGCTCTATGGACGTAATCGAAATAGATGCCGCTTCCAATACAGGGGTGGACGATATCCGTGAGCTTAAAGAAAAAGTCCAGTACGCCCCGGCACTGGCGAATTACAAGGTTTATATCATAGATGAAGTCCATATGCTTTCAAACAGTGCCTCAAACGCCCTTTTGAAAACGCTTGAAGAACCCCCGCCCAGGGTTATATTTATACTGGCCACCACTGAAATCCACAAGGTACTGCCCACCATTATGTCCCGCTGCCAGCGGTTTGATTTCCACCGGGTATCCCTTTCAGATATGAGCCGCAAACTGGAAAAAATAAGCCAGGCAGAGGGCATAAATATAGAACCCGAGGCTTTAAAACTGATAGCCCGTTCAGCCGGGGGCAGTTTCCGTGACGGTGAAAACCTGCTTCAGCAGATAGCCACCACTTACGGTACCGAAATAAGCCTGCCCCAGGTGCAGGCGGCTTTGGGTATCAGCGGGGATGAACGCATAAAAACCCTGGCGGAAAATATACTTAAAAAAGACATCAAAAACGGGCTGCAAACCCTTAATGCCGTTGTGGCGGACGGGATTGATTTAAAACAATTCCGCCGTGAACTGCTGGATTACCTCCGCCAGATTATGCTCCTAAACAGCGGGGCGGAAGGCAGTTTGGAACTTACCGCAGATGAGAAAAAAGCCCTGCAAAAAGTATCAGCCATAACCAACCTGGAGGGCATTACTAAAGCTATAAAGGCCTTTAGCCAGCTTGATTTCAGTTCAGATACGGCCTCCAGCCTGAGTTTTGAGCTGGCACTGGTAGATGCTTCGCTTAATCCGGATACTGCACCGGCTACTATACCCCCCCAGGCCAAATTACCAGCCCCTAAAACTGAAAAACCGGCGGTATCTAATGAGCCGCCGCAGAAAGAAGCCAAAGCAGAAATCCAGGATAAAACCAAGAATGCTTCAGAACCGGCCGCTGCCTCCAGAACCGGGGCTAAAGAATCTGCCCCCAAACTTACCAGAACGGCTATACCTGTTGAAGAAAAACCCAAATACACTGCCCCCGCCCCGCCCAAAGAAGAAGAAAAAGTGCTTATAGGGGCCGGGGATGTGATTGAACAGCTAAAGGTCAGCTGGAAAAACATACTTGACCAGGCACCGGACAACCTTAAACGCTCAGCGGCAGTAGCCATACTACGCAGCGCCGGTGTCCGCCCGGTCTCTATAGAAAAAAATGTGGTCACTCTGTCTTTTAAATACAAATACCACAAAGACAAGATTGAAGAACTGGAAAACCGCAAGGTTACCGCCGAAATTATTTCAAATTTCGTAGGCAGGACATGCACTTTGGTATGCATATCCGAAGCCGAAACCAACCATTTGGTCAAAGAAGCCCAAAAACTGGGAGCCCAGATTATATCAGTGGAGGAAAAGTAA
- a CDS encoding SHOCT-like domain-containing protein, which produces MSENAKKILQMLSEGKITVDQANKLLEALGNEDSKPAPAAAITAKGVPKYLRVIINGTDEDSNAKVNVRVPMALLRAGIKLASILPADATNEIDHNLKEKGVNFDFKNLREEDIEPLIEAMTEMEVDVDSEGSKVKVFTE; this is translated from the coding sequence ATGTCTGAAAATGCTAAAAAAATACTGCAAATGCTTTCCGAAGGCAAAATAACCGTAGACCAGGCCAATAAACTGCTTGAAGCGCTGGGTAATGAAGACTCAAAACCCGCCCCGGCTGCCGCTATAACTGCCAAAGGAGTACCCAAATACCTGCGGGTAATAATAAACGGCACTGACGAAGACAGTAATGCCAAGGTCAATGTGCGCGTTCCAATGGCTCTGTTGAGAGCCGGAATCAAGCTGGCATCCATACTGCCGGCAGATGCTACCAACGAAATAGACCATAACCTTAAGGAAAAGGGGGTCAACTTTGATTTCAAGAACCTGCGTGAAGAGGATATTGAACCCCTGATTGAGGCTATGACCGAGATGGAGGTAGACGTAGACAGTGAAGGCAGCAAGGTAAAGGTATTTACCGAATAA
- a CDS encoding DUF2089 domain-containing protein, which translates to MAKDWQELTRLTQGATITVERVKLASSGIAIEGSFELPALARLSAEDQVFVMAFVKCHGSIKDMEKFFGISYPTVKNRLQRIGANFSFVENFPTPPATNEDDNVLAELEKGGISVDEALRRLQR; encoded by the coding sequence ATGGCAAAAGACTGGCAGGAACTGACCAGGCTCACCCAGGGAGCAACCATAACGGTTGAGCGGGTCAAACTGGCATCTTCAGGCATTGCCATTGAGGGAAGCTTTGAGCTGCCTGCTCTGGCCAGACTCTCTGCTGAAGACCAGGTGTTTGTAATGGCCTTTGTAAAATGCCACGGCTCTATAAAGGACATGGAAAAGTTCTTCGGTATCAGTTACCCCACCGTGAAAAACCGCCTGCAGCGGATAGGGGCAAATTTCAGCTTTGTTGAAAACTTTCCCACCCCACCCGCAACCAACGAAGATGATAATGTACTGGCAGAACTGGAAAAAGGCGGAATCTCAGTAGACGAAGCTCTAAGGAGGTTGCAAAGATAA
- a CDS encoding tubulin/FtsZ family protein: MKLIVIGLGQCGSRIADEFARMDKRARSQRNVSICPGVFAVNTDQADLSGLVTIKPDHQHRILIGGRKTGGHGVGKINELGAEIARADADKVIDALRTTKRFYDADGFLVIAGAAGGTGSGSVSIIAQHIKERYMDKPVYALIALPFEHEEKTEERTVYNTAVCLKSISSVADAVILVENQRYVRKDFSLRYNLSKINSLIVEPFWDLLCAGEEKNSKYIGAKTMDAGDIIQTISGWTVIGHGKARVRTLTLPFDKTDHFRMKSVSNYKGIRAMDEAVSELSLKIDPRDAGRALFLISAPAKEINMDIIKEQGDWLREMAPNAIIRNGDYPREKDTMTVTVIFSELSDLERVRYYYNRSTSMMPVIKQRQADLADRRRDIDELSRDIPSLLE, translated from the coding sequence ATGAAATTAATTGTAATCGGTCTTGGGCAATGCGGCAGCCGCATAGCGGATGAGTTTGCCCGTATGGATAAAAGAGCCCGCTCCCAGCGTAACGTGAGTATCTGCCCGGGAGTGTTCGCCGTAAACACCGACCAGGCTGACCTTTCAGGTCTGGTCACCATCAAACCTGACCACCAGCACCGCATACTTATCGGCGGGCGTAAAACCGGCGGCCATGGGGTAGGTAAAATAAATGAACTGGGCGCTGAAATTGCCAGAGCAGATGCCGACAAGGTTATAGATGCCCTGCGCACCACCAAGCGTTTTTATGATGCAGACGGTTTTCTGGTTATTGCCGGTGCGGCCGGCGGTACCGGTTCAGGTTCGGTTTCCATTATCGCCCAGCATATCAAAGAGCGCTACATGGACAAACCGGTTTATGCCCTGATAGCCCTGCCCTTTGAGCATGAGGAGAAAACCGAAGAGCGCACCGTCTACAATACCGCTGTCTGCTTAAAATCAATCAGTTCGGTTGCAGATGCGGTTATACTGGTGGAAAACCAGCGTTATGTCCGCAAGGATTTTTCACTCCGCTACAACCTTTCCAAGATAAACTCCCTGATTGTTGAGCCTTTCTGGGATTTGCTGTGTGCCGGTGAAGAAAAGAACTCCAAGTACATCGGTGCCAAGACTATGGATGCCGGTGATATCATCCAGACCATTTCCGGCTGGACGGTTATCGGTCACGGCAAGGCCCGCGTCCGCACCTTGACCCTGCCCTTTGATAAAACTGACCATTTCCGGATGAAGAGCGTTTCCAACTACAAGGGTATCCGGGCTATGGATGAAGCCGTAAGTGAGCTTTCGCTCAAGATTGACCCCCGTGATGCCGGACGGGCGCTGTTCCTTATTTCCGCCCCTGCCAAAGAAATAAATATGGATATCATAAAAGAACAGGGTGACTGGCTGCGTGAGATGGCACCGAATGCCATTATCCGCAACGGTGACTACCCCCGCGAAAAAGACACCATGACTGTAACCGTTATCTTCTCAGAGCTGTCGGACCTTGAGAGGGTACGCTACTACTACAACCGCTCCACCAGCATGATGCCCGTAATCAAGCAGCGTCAGGCTGACCTGGCGGACAGGCGGCGAGATATTGATGAACTCAGCAGAGATATTCCTTCCCTGCTTGAATAA
- the gap gene encoding type I glyceraldehyde-3-phosphate dehydrogenase — translation MVTRIGINGFGRIGRITLRTINQYHRGELEVVAVNDLADNKSNAHLLKWDSTYGKYPGTVESDDCSIIVDGKPIKVFSERDPMQIPWETAGVDLVIESTGLFTDAAKASSHLRGSVKTVVISAPAKGEDITVVMGVNEEKYNCNTHRVISNASCTTNCVAPLIKVLHDKFGVKKGFMTTCHAYTNDQKIQDMFHKDIRRARAAAVNVIPTTTGAAKAVALVLPELKGKLDGISFRIPSASVSLVDFVGELARNVTVEEVNAAFKEAAQGKLAGILEYCEEELVSSDFKGNPASSIIDAPSTMVLDGNMVKVLSWYDNEWGYSTRLGDLIAYISK, via the coding sequence ATGGTAACCAGAATCGGCATTAACGGATTCGGGCGAATCGGGCGTATTACCCTAAGGACTATTAACCAGTACCACCGCGGCGAACTTGAAGTAGTAGCGGTAAATGACCTGGCCGACAATAAATCCAACGCCCACCTTTTAAAATGGGACTCAACCTACGGCAAATATCCCGGTACAGTTGAATCTGATGACTGCTCTATAATAGTAGACGGCAAACCCATCAAGGTTTTCAGCGAACGTGACCCCATGCAGATCCCCTGGGAGACCGCCGGAGTAGATTTGGTGATTGAATCTACCGGTTTGTTTACCGATGCCGCCAAAGCCTCCTCCCACCTTCGCGGCAGTGTTAAGACTGTGGTCATTTCAGCCCCGGCCAAGGGTGAAGATATCACCGTGGTTATGGGTGTAAACGAAGAAAAATATAACTGCAATACTCACCGTGTTATCTCCAATGCCTCCTGCACCACCAACTGTGTCGCCCCCCTTATAAAGGTACTCCATGATAAATTCGGGGTTAAAAAAGGTTTCATGACTACCTGCCATGCCTATACCAATGACCAGAAGATACAGGATATGTTCCACAAGGATATCCGCCGGGCCAGAGCCGCCGCGGTCAATGTTATCCCCACCACTACCGGAGCTGCCAAAGCAGTAGCTTTGGTGCTGCCCGAACTTAAAGGCAAGCTGGACGGCATTTCATTCCGCATACCCTCTGCCAGCGTTTCACTGGTGGATTTTGTGGGTGAACTGGCCAGAAATGTAACCGTAGAGGAAGTAAACGCCGCTTTCAAGGAAGCCGCCCAGGGCAAGCTGGCCGGAATACTGGAATACTGCGAAGAGGAGCTGGTCAGCAGTGATTTCAAGGGCAACCCTGCCAGTTCCATCATAGATGCCCCCAGTACTATGGTGCTGGACGGCAATATGGTAAAAGTACTTTCATGGTATGACAATGAGTGGGGTTACTCCACCCGCCTGGGAGATTTGATAGCTTACATCTCCAAATAA
- a CDS encoding 2-hydroxyacyl-CoA dehydratase family protein, whose product MKNNEHPKYIGITTTVPIEILLSAGYSPLDLNNIFVSDTNPDRLIRLAEKDGFPLNCCAWIKGIYGVCLDKGISEVICVTSGDCSNTQMLREVLNLKGICTIPFDFPTEPNPAEVKASLSKLALRLGTTLEAAEEWRKTLSPARELAHRLDYLCYAENKVSGFEDHYWLVSSSDFNSDYVKYQADLQKLLNTAENRTPYPPTELRLAYLGVPSVFGQELYPYLEQNGARVVFNEIQRQFSLPKGGADISRSYTAYTYPYPMEYRLRDIRTQLTKRRIDGIIHYVQAFCHRAIGDIILRQKLPLPMLTLEGNADFHLNQHQKTRLEAFLDMLKAKKQINL is encoded by the coding sequence TTGAAAAATAACGAGCACCCCAAATACATCGGCATTACCACCACTGTACCCATAGAAATACTGCTTTCAGCCGGTTACAGCCCGCTGGACCTGAATAATATTTTCGTTTCAGATACAAATCCTGACAGGCTTATCCGCTTGGCTGAAAAAGACGGCTTCCCCTTAAACTGCTGTGCCTGGATAAAAGGCATTTACGGTGTCTGCCTGGATAAAGGCATCAGTGAGGTTATCTGTGTAACCAGCGGTGACTGCTCAAACACCCAGATGCTAAGGGAAGTTTTAAACCTAAAAGGTATCTGCACTATTCCCTTTGACTTCCCCACCGAACCCAACCCCGCGGAGGTAAAAGCATCTCTGTCAAAACTGGCCCTCAGGCTGGGCACTACTCTTGAGGCGGCTGAAGAATGGCGGAAAACACTTAGTCCCGCCAGAGAACTGGCACACAGGCTGGACTACCTGTGTTATGCCGAAAACAAAGTATCCGGTTTTGAAGACCACTACTGGCTGGTATCCAGTTCAGATTTTAATAGTGATTATGTAAAGTACCAAGCCGACCTTCAGAAACTCCTGAATACAGCGGAGAACCGCACCCCTTACCCCCCGACCGAACTACGGCTGGCTTATCTGGGTGTGCCTTCGGTATTCGGGCAGGAGCTTTACCCTTACCTTGAGCAAAACGGAGCCAGAGTGGTGTTTAATGAAATCCAGCGGCAGTTCAGCCTGCCCAAAGGCGGTGCTGATATCTCCCGGTCTTACACCGCTTATACTTACCCCTACCCCATGGAATACCGCTTAAGGGATATCCGGACCCAGCTCACTAAGCGCCGCATAGACGGCATAATCCATTATGTTCAGGCTTTCTGTCATCGGGCTATCGGTGATATTATATTGAGGCAAAAGCTGCCGCTTCCCATGCTCACTCTGGAAGGCAACGCAGATTTTCATTTAAACCAGCATCAGAAAACCCGGCTTGAGGCCTTTTTGGATATGCTTAAGGCCAAAAAACAGATAAACCTATAA